CATCTGGGAACTCATCATTGATGCCCTGAAGCATGGTGTTCCACGAGATTGGGAAGTGCCGGCCGGTCGCATCGGTAAAGGTAAACCAGTGTACAAATCGGTTGATAACTTCGTAGCCTGCAGAGAACGGCGTGGTGTTCACCGTGGTGACTGCATCGGTATTATCAAAAGTTCTCGCCGGATTTTCCATCAGCTTGTCCACATAGGTTCGATAGCTATTGCAGCCGTCAAACACGTAGACCTGATAGTCTTGGCGCATCTCAACATCCTTGAACTCGTCGTCATCGAACTCGTATCGAGGATGATAGTCGAGGATGAATCCAGCGTTGGATCCCGCATGTCCGCTGTAGATCACGATATCACGACTCTTGAAGCTTTCTTCCACAAGGTCGCGAAGCAGTGATTGTTCAGCCTCAGCATCGTTGTCCATTTGCGCGTGGTAGACGTAGACACGTCCCTCAACTTCGCGGCCTTCCACCGTTAGAGGGAAGACGAATGGACCCGAGTCGTGCTTGAGGTCTTCAAAGCTTGTGACGGTCTCGTGTTGCCAGTTGTTCTCGAGGAGGAACTCTACGGTCCACTTCGCGGTCTCGAGGTCGTATCGGCCTTCGTTGTAGTCGCCACCAAAGTGGATGGCGATATCGTAGACACCGTCTTTGAAAAGTTCGCTGTACGAGGGGAAGGAGTCGGTTGAGGGGCTCTCCTCGATCACGACTTCAACATCCTTATACGCTTCTCCGAGTTGGGACACTTCGAGCTTGAGTGCAAGTCCGCCCTCCGCCTCATTGATTGCGGCGAGCAGGTCGAGCGAACCCACAAACTCGAGGTGGAGATCCCAGGAGACCGTCTCACCTTCGATGGTGTTCTCGCCGACTTCTCCACCCTGATACGCAGGTTTGACGTAGATGAAGAATTTCTTGTCCTCTTCGGTGATGTTCTGATTCGAGTTGCGGATGATCTCTTCGATCTTTCGTTGTGCGCTTCGCGTCACATCACCGGTACGTGCACCGAGCAGTTCAGAGAGTTGCGCCTCTTGCTCCTCTGAGGTCAGATCCGCATAGCCTTGTGGAAGCGAGGTAGTGACACGGCCCTTGATGATGAACTCTTTGGCGTTGGTGGCCACATAGTTGTCGCCTTTGCCAAATCCACCGGGAATTTCAACTAGACCTTCGGGCGCGGACGGTGCGGATTCTTCGGCACATCCAAACACACCAAGACAAGATAAGGCACTCAGAGCAACAAATTTCTTCATTCGGAACATCCTTCATTTCAATTGCCCGGCGTTTGTACTCTATTTCCCACCAAAACGCCACAGTTTAGGAAGTTTCCTAGAGGTGTTCGATGATCGTTGCGCCGCTTTTTTCGAGGGCCTCTTGAATCCGAACGATATGGTCTGCGCCTCGGGTCTCGAGCTTGAGCTCCACGTGGGTGGTTCCAAACTGCTCACCTGAAGTGAACGTGCGGTTATGAAAGATCTCTAGGACATTGGCCTTCATATGCCCAACGACTGTGAGAATCTGTGCCAGCGCACCTGGACTGTCAGTGATCCGGACGATGAGGCGGCAGAGACGACCGGTGGCGACCAAACCTCGGTCGATGATTCGAGCGATGAGATTCACGTCTATATTTCCGCCGCAGACGCAGAGACAGACGGTCTTGCCTTTTGCATCGAGTTTCCCTGCCATCAAGGCAGCCAATGGCGCGGCTCCTGCGCCTTCGGCGAGCGTCTTTTCTTGCTCGAGGAGCAAGAGAATCGCGCTTGCGAACTCTTCTTCCGATACCGACACGATATCGTCGACGAGCGCCGAAGTTTGCCTAAAAGTGAGCTCACCCACCTTCCTAACCGCGATGCCGTCGGCGAGCGTTTGGCCTTCCGGCACTTGAATGACCTGCCCGTGTTTAAGCGAAGTGGCCATTGAAGGCAGCACTTCGGGCTCGACCCCCACGACTTTGACCTCAGGCTTGATACCTCGCACTGCGGCGAGAATCCCGGAGATGAGCCCGCCACCACCAATGGCCGAAACGATGAGGTCCACATCGGGAATTTGCTCGAGAATCTCGAGTGCGACCGTGCCCTGCCCTGCCATCACCGCAGGATCATCAAAGGGGTGAACAAAGACTCGCCCTTCTTCTGCCTGAAGCTCTTTTGCGTGGGCGTACGCCGCGTCAAAATTTGGGCCGAAGAGCACGACTTCGGCCCCGAAACTACGTGTGCGGTTGACCTTAACGAGCGGAGTGCCCTCGGGCATCACAATCTTCGTGCTGATCCCGAGGCGCGCCCCGTGAAGGGCCACGGCCTGCGCGTGGTTTCCGGCAGACGCGGCAATGACCCCCTTGCTCTTTTCTTCTTCGGTGAGAAGGGAGAGTTTGTTTGCAGCGCCGCGCTCCTTGAAGGAGCCCGTGGACTGCATGTTGTCGAGCTTGAGGTAGACTTCGCAGCCAAATTTCTCACTCAGGAGGGCACTGTGGGCGGCTGGCGAGTAAAAGATATGCTCTTTGATACGCTCACGAGCAGCTTGAACATCTTCGAGCGAAATCGGCAGGTCCGCCATAAGTCTCACCTTTGAATCGAGGAGCTCAGAACGAGTTCAGGACCGAGGTGGTCGCGTCGTTTCCGAACGCGATGAGCTCCCATTGGTACGTTGTCTCGCCATTATCCTGCGTAGCGTTGTATCGGACAAGGCCCCCCGGAACACTTTCGGTATTCCACCATCTTACGGTGGTGTTGCCGCTCTTGGTTTCAAGGAGGGTAGCCTGAAACTCGCCGGCCTCAGTAGTGATCTTCTCTTGGCCCTTGGTCATGCCCTCGAGGCTTTCCTCGGTGAGTTTACGGCCGGTGTTGATTTGCCAGTTCTGCGCGTCTTTTTCCTCAACCGGAATCTCGCGGGGCTCCTTCTCACCGGGGAGCATGGCGCGCATTCTCAGGACCTTGCGATTGCCTGCTTCGTCAGCGCTGCTCAGCATGGCTTCCATGATGACCACGTCTTCGCCTTCTTCGGTCTTGGTTCGAGTCTCTACGCGCCACCACTCGCTGCCGTCTTGGTTGGCACGGATAAGGCTTCTTTCATAAAGACTTCCCTCGGCTGTGCCATCCACTCTCCAGCGTGTGTAATCACCCTCTTTGTAGGTATCAAAGCCTTGATAGTAGTAGCCGCCATGATGGAACATCATGGAGAAAACGCTCATCGAATATGCGTACATAAGCGACGGGTTGTTTGCCAACATTCGCGCAGCAACGGCTTCTCCGATGCGGTCTCCGACCCTATCAGCGGCGCGATCGACCGTTCTGTTGACGGCCTTATCCACCAGATAATCGGTGTTGGGAAAACATCCACTGAGTGCCAATCCAGCAACCAAAACCAAAGCTCGTTTCATAGGTCCTCCAAAAAAAAGTGCCCGGCATCCAGCCGGGCGTCACAATACCATCCGTGGTCCTGTCACCCGAGGGTCTGGGTGACATGCGATTGTAAAATTAGGCCACGGTGACGCCATCACAAAGATATACATCTTGCACGGCATTTAGAAGTTCAACACCATCAGCAAAAGGCCG
This Microvenator marinus DNA region includes the following protein-coding sequences:
- a CDS encoding threonine ammonia-lyase — encoded protein: MADLPISLEDVQAARERIKEHIFYSPAAHSALLSEKFGCEVYLKLDNMQSTGSFKERGAANKLSLLTEEEKSKGVIAASAGNHAQAVALHGARLGISTKIVMPEGTPLVKVNRTRSFGAEVVLFGPNFDAAYAHAKELQAEEGRVFVHPFDDPAVMAGQGTVALEILEQIPDVDLIVSAIGGGGLISGILAAVRGIKPEVKVVGVEPEVLPSMATSLKHGQVIQVPEGQTLADGIAVRKVGELTFRQTSALVDDIVSVSEEEFASAILLLLEQEKTLAEGAGAAPLAALMAGKLDAKGKTVCLCVCGGNIDVNLIARIIDRGLVATGRLCRLIVRITDSPGALAQILTVVGHMKANVLEIFHNRTFTSGEQFGTTHVELKLETRGADHIVRIQEALEKSGATIIEHL